A window of the Mucilaginibacter sp. cycad4 genome harbors these coding sequences:
- a CDS encoding cupin domain-containing protein: MKRNNFIAAVLAFAATPLASFAIDLKRSLRVNKGFKISAGEGRVHGHIKLKGVNSNILDVKVSGSDTDGDLAIFEQTSLSQGRGTPLHVHPLQDEIFYVLDGAYYFQVGEDKFHLSTGDSVFLPRNVPHAWTQVSEKGKMTVMLQPAGKLESFFVTMQALDHEPTKQELAKIFNDHEMQIVGPPLKLE, translated from the coding sequence ATGAAAAGAAATAATTTCATTGCTGCTGTACTCGCTTTTGCCGCAACGCCTTTAGCGTCTTTTGCAATTGATTTAAAGAGATCGCTGCGCGTAAACAAAGGATTTAAAATAAGCGCAGGAGAAGGCCGCGTACATGGGCATATTAAATTAAAAGGTGTCAATTCAAATATACTGGATGTGAAAGTATCCGGCAGTGATACCGACGGCGACCTGGCTATTTTTGAGCAAACAAGTTTATCGCAAGGCCGGGGTACCCCCTTGCATGTGCATCCCTTACAGGATGAAATATTTTACGTTTTAGATGGCGCCTACTACTTCCAGGTTGGTGAAGATAAGTTTCATTTAAGTACAGGCGATAGTGTTTTTTTACCCCGAAATGTGCCACACGCATGGACACAAGTATCTGAAAAAGGAAAAATGACGGTTATGCTTCAGCCGGCCGGCAAACTTGAAAGTTTTTTTGTAACCATGCAGGCACTGGATCATGAGCCAACAAAACAAGAACTTGCCAAGATTTTCAACGATCATGAGATGCAAATTGTAGGTCCGCCGTTAAAACTGGAATAA
- a CDS encoding metallophosphoesterase: MTSRREFFGTALTGVAALSLLPAVNSFAAENNRYNRTTNAKLKLRFALASDIHYGQPKTDFPLHTGNMIKWLNEDHSKNHLDFVIVNGDLVHNRPDLLPEIKTKYLDKLNVPYHTIPGNHDFADATVWKNAFGYEDKYTVEFGDIGFVLAHTADTKGVYTCPNNAFLKASLDKFADKRIVFVILHIPPTKWVKNDVFVDCPETIQLLHSYPNIKAVFHGHDHLLDGVRYTDKLPHFFDSHIGGDWGTDYKGYRIVEVDEQNAIYTYQVNASQNPVLNSAKL, from the coding sequence ATGACCTCGCGCCGCGAATTTTTCGGCACCGCCTTAACAGGTGTAGCCGCTTTAAGTCTTTTACCTGCTGTTAACAGTTTTGCTGCCGAAAATAACCGGTATAACCGCACTACCAATGCTAAACTTAAATTGAGGTTTGCACTGGCGTCCGATATCCATTATGGCCAGCCGAAAACCGATTTTCCCCTGCATACTGGGAATATGATTAAATGGCTTAACGAAGACCATAGCAAAAATCACCTTGATTTTGTGATTGTAAACGGCGACCTGGTACATAATCGCCCGGACCTGCTGCCGGAGATCAAAACCAAATACCTTGATAAGTTAAATGTTCCCTACCATACCATCCCCGGCAATCATGATTTTGCGGATGCCACCGTTTGGAAGAATGCCTTTGGTTATGAGGATAAATACACGGTGGAGTTTGGCGATATAGGTTTTGTACTGGCTCATACCGCCGATACAAAAGGCGTTTACACCTGCCCTAATAATGCTTTCCTCAAAGCGTCATTAGATAAATTTGCCGATAAAAGGATCGTTTTTGTGATACTGCACATCCCGCCTACCAAATGGGTTAAGAATGATGTATTTGTTGATTGCCCCGAAACCATCCAATTGCTGCATTCGTATCCCAATATAAAAGCTGTTTTTCACGGTCATGATCATCTTTTGGATGGCGTACGCTACACCGATAAACTCCCGCATTTTTTTGATTCGCATATAGGCGGCGACTGGGGTACCGATTACAAAGGTTACCGCATAGTTGAAGTTGATGAGCAAAATGCCATCTACACCTACCAGGTAAACGCCAGCCAAAATCCGGTGCTTAATTCAGCTAAGCTGTAA
- a CDS encoding Gfo/Idh/MocA family oxidoreductase: MTIITDFYILEKEFMIKWGIIGCGRIAHRFMQGFTAVPDVELVASYSRRPETVDAFVAQYGGKACRSVEELLASDIDAVYIATLPDSHAAYSIAALKAGKQVLCEKPVTVNLAELDEVLAVAKQTGLLFMEGMKPPFFPLYGKLKEYLVNDPIGPVGYVRAGSAVADCPPDHPNYNLELVGGSLMGIAIYEAFLALDWLGPMQDIQTMGRFSETGIDMFAIFQTLHQNGYAQLYCGFDMHGKGDALIVGTLGNITIHKNWWNPAKATISYLDGRNVELNKPFTAGGLNYEIIHFCDLIKQGKTESPVLPHELSRQMIAMIDQAREQIGLKFPVERYK, translated from the coding sequence ATGACGATCATAACAGACTTCTACATTTTAGAAAAAGAATTTATGATAAAATGGGGCATTATTGGCTGCGGGCGTATTGCGCACAGGTTTATGCAGGGATTTACAGCGGTGCCAGATGTTGAACTGGTAGCTTCCTACTCGCGCCGGCCCGAAACCGTTGATGCCTTTGTTGCACAATATGGCGGCAAAGCCTGCCGTAGTGTTGAAGAATTACTTGCCAGTGATATCGACGCGGTTTATATAGCTACGCTACCTGATAGCCATGCAGCCTATAGTATTGCTGCTCTTAAAGCCGGGAAGCAGGTACTCTGCGAAAAGCCGGTAACTGTTAACCTTGCCGAATTGGATGAGGTGCTTGCTGTTGCCAAACAAACGGGCTTGCTTTTCATGGAAGGCATGAAGCCTCCCTTTTTTCCGCTATATGGTAAGCTTAAAGAATACCTGGTCAATGATCCGATTGGCCCGGTGGGTTATGTAAGGGCTGGTTCTGCTGTGGCTGATTGCCCGCCCGATCACCCGAATTATAACCTCGAGCTTGTTGGCGGCAGCCTGATGGGGATCGCTATTTATGAAGCCTTTTTAGCCCTCGACTGGCTTGGCCCCATGCAGGATATCCAAACCATGGGCAGGTTTAGCGAAACCGGGATCGACATGTTCGCCATTTTTCAAACGCTTCATCAAAATGGTTATGCACAGTTGTATTGCGGTTTTGATATGCATGGTAAGGGCGATGCGCTGATAGTAGGAACTCTTGGGAATATCACCATCCACAAAAACTGGTGGAACCCTGCAAAAGCAACCATCAGCTATCTTGATGGTCGCAATGTAGAATTGAATAAACCATTTACCGCAGGGGGACTTAATTATGAGATCATTCATTTTTGCGACCTCATAAAGCAGGGCAAAACCGAAAGCCCGGTACTGCCACATGAACTATCCCGGCAAATGATAGCTATGATAGATCAAGCGAGGGAGCAGATAGGTTTAAAATTTCCCGTGGAGCGTTACAAATAA
- a CDS encoding class I SAM-dependent methyltransferase gives MIQLLTPTHWKDYELIDCGDFEKLERFGNTILIRPEPQAVWNKTLPASEWQRLHHIKFKGRSATSGEWLKKDPKTPDRWHIEYKNKEAAIKFRLGLTSFKHVGIFPEQAVNWDYISQNVKRFKTPEPKVLNLFAYTGGASLIARAAGADTTHVDSIKQVVTWANENQEISGLNNIRWVVEDALKFVKRELKRGKKYNGIILDPPAYGNGPNGEKWKLEDNITEMMRDVTQLLDPEEHFLILNTYSLGFSSVIVENLIKSSFPQVQNLEIGELYLQATAGPKLPLGVFGKFHKIKSN, from the coding sequence ATGATCCAACTACTTACCCCAACGCACTGGAAAGATTACGAGCTGATTGATTGCGGCGATTTTGAAAAGCTGGAACGCTTTGGGAACACCATACTCATCCGCCCCGAACCACAGGCGGTTTGGAACAAAACCCTGCCCGCTTCTGAGTGGCAGCGCTTACATCATATTAAATTTAAAGGCCGTTCGGCCACGTCAGGCGAGTGGTTAAAAAAAGACCCTAAAACACCCGATCGCTGGCATATCGAATATAAAAACAAGGAAGCAGCCATTAAGTTCAGGCTGGGACTTACTTCATTTAAACATGTGGGCATCTTCCCGGAGCAGGCTGTAAACTGGGACTATATCAGCCAAAATGTAAAACGCTTTAAAACACCCGAACCCAAAGTACTTAACCTGTTTGCCTATACCGGCGGCGCTTCGCTGATTGCGCGGGCAGCAGGTGCCGATACCACCCATGTTGATTCGATAAAACAGGTAGTAACCTGGGCCAATGAAAACCAGGAGATCTCGGGTTTAAACAATATACGCTGGGTTGTTGAAGACGCTTTAAAATTTGTAAAGCGCGAGCTGAAACGCGGCAAAAAATATAATGGTATCATCCTTGATCCACCTGCTTACGGCAACGGCCCTAACGGCGAAAAATGGAAACTGGAAGATAATATCACCGAAATGATGCGTGATGTAACCCAATTGCTCGACCCTGAAGAGCACTTCCTCATCCTGAATACTTACTCACTTGGCTTCTCCTCCGTAATAGTTGAAAACCTCATCAAAAGTTCGTTCCCGCAGGTGCAAAACCTCGAAATAGGCGAGCTTTACCTGCAGGCCACAGCCGGGCCAAAATTACCGCTGGGCGTTTTTGGAAAGTTTCATAAAATTAAAAGTAATTAA
- a CDS encoding ATP-binding cassette domain-containing protein, producing the protein MIEIQDVYKTFGENEVLKGITATFQAGKNNLIIGGSGSGKTTLLKCIVGLHEPTKGNVIFDGENFTNMNFEQRVPIRTQIGMLFQNSALFDSMTVEQNIMFPLNLFTNQSKAEKLDRANFCLERVNLAGKNKLYPSELSGGMKKRVGIARAISMQPKYLFVDEPNSGLDPLTSILIDELISELTQEYSITTVVVTHDMNSVMGIGDNIIFLYQGKKWWEGSNKEIAKTDNKELNDFVFASPFMRAAKATL; encoded by the coding sequence ATGATCGAAATACAAGACGTATATAAAACCTTCGGCGAAAACGAAGTTTTGAAAGGGATTACTGCAACTTTCCAGGCCGGAAAAAACAACCTGATCATCGGCGGGTCCGGATCAGGAAAAACCACTTTGCTGAAATGTATTGTAGGCCTGCATGAACCTACAAAAGGTAATGTGATTTTCGACGGCGAAAACTTTACCAACATGAACTTTGAACAACGCGTGCCTATCCGTACCCAAATAGGGATGCTTTTTCAAAACTCGGCCCTTTTTGATTCCATGACCGTTGAGCAAAATATCATGTTTCCGCTTAACCTGTTCACCAACCAATCAAAAGCCGAAAAACTCGACCGTGCCAACTTTTGCCTGGAAAGGGTTAACCTTGCCGGTAAAAATAAATTATACCCTTCCGAATTATCGGGCGGTATGAAAAAGCGGGTGGGTATTGCCCGTGCCATTTCCATGCAGCCCAAATATTTATTTGTCGATGAACCCAACTCAGGACTCGACCCGCTAACATCTATCCTGATAGATGAACTAATCTCTGAACTTACACAGGAATACAGTATCACTACCGTAGTAGTTACCCATGATATGAACTCGGTAATGGGCATAGGCGATAATATCATTTTCCTGTACCAGGGCAAAAAATGGTGGGAAGGATCAAACAAGGAGATAGCCAAAACCGACAACAAAGAACTTAACGACTTTGTATTTGCCAGTCCGTTTATGCGGGCGGCGAAGGCAACGCTATAG
- a CDS encoding ABC transporter permease — translation MFHSLGKYILLLRLSFRKPEKFSVYWSEIMREMVSVGIGSLGIIAIISLFIGAVATIQTAFQLISDFIPKSIVGGITRDSTILEFSPTISALVLAGRVGSSMASQIGTMRVTEQIDALEIMGVNAPGYLISPKVIAGITMIPLLVIVSVGLGLTGGYIACLASNDVSTTDYISGLTDGFNPVIVTVCAVKAIFFGFVITSICSYQGFYVNGGSLEVGQSATRGVVWSCIMILFCDLIISRLLL, via the coding sequence ATGTTTCATAGCTTAGGAAAATATATACTCTTACTGCGTTTAAGTTTCAGAAAGCCCGAAAAATTCAGTGTGTACTGGAGCGAGATCATGCGTGAAATGGTTTCGGTGGGTATTGGCTCGCTGGGTATTATTGCCATTATATCGTTGTTCATCGGCGCGGTAGCTACTATTCAGACAGCATTCCAGCTTATCAGCGATTTTATTCCAAAATCAATAGTAGGAGGCATCACCCGCGATTCAACCATATTGGAGTTTAGCCCAACCATTTCGGCACTGGTTTTGGCCGGTCGTGTGGGTTCAAGTATGGCATCGCAAATTGGTACCATGCGGGTTACCGAACAGATAGATGCCCTTGAAATTATGGGCGTAAATGCCCCGGGCTACCTGATCTCCCCTAAAGTTATTGCCGGCATAACCATGATCCCCTTATTGGTCATCGTATCTGTTGGCCTGGGTTTAACCGGCGGCTATATAGCCTGTCTTGCATCAAATGATGTATCAACAACCGATTATATTTCCGGTTTAACAGATGGCTTTAACCCGGTTATTGTTACCGTATGTGCTGTTAAAGCTATATTTTTCGGGTTCGTTATTACATCCATCTGTTCGTACCAGGGCTTTTATGTTAACGGCGGCTCGCTTGAAGTTGGGCAATCGGCAACGCGTGGAGTTGTTTGGAGCTGTATCATGATCCTGTTTTGTGACCTTATCATTTCACGCCTGTTACTATGA
- a CDS encoding SDR family oxidoreductase has protein sequence MKNVLITGSTKGMGRSIAIAFANEGLNVAICSRNEQELLNFKDELEQIDPGVKVFAMKADGSKKAELLKFAAAAEAELGFIDVVVNNLGTFIPSSILDDTEDTFQIQMNTNLMPAYELYRYFGKAMANARKGHFFNICSVASLNPIPQAGSYSVTKYALLGLTKVMRLEMQEHGVKVTAVIPGSTLTDSWKDAVVDKNTMVLPEDIASAIINIYRMSTGANVDEIIIKPAPGQL, from the coding sequence ATGAAAAACGTACTCATTACCGGTTCAACTAAAGGCATGGGCCGCTCAATTGCAATTGCTTTTGCTAATGAAGGATTAAACGTGGCAATTTGTTCGCGGAATGAGCAAGAATTATTGAATTTTAAAGATGAACTGGAACAAATTGACCCCGGGGTAAAAGTTTTTGCGATGAAAGCTGATGGCAGCAAAAAAGCTGAGTTGCTGAAATTTGCAGCTGCTGCCGAAGCCGAGCTTGGTTTTATTGATGTTGTGGTTAATAATCTGGGCACGTTTATACCTTCAAGCATACTGGATGATACCGAAGATACCTTTCAGATCCAGATGAATACTAACCTGATGCCGGCCTATGAGCTGTACCGTTATTTTGGTAAAGCCATGGCAAATGCACGTAAAGGGCACTTCTTTAATATATGTTCGGTAGCGTCGTTAAATCCTATTCCACAAGCCGGTAGTTACAGTGTAACAAAGTACGCGCTATTAGGTCTAACAAAAGTAATGAGGCTCGAGATGCAGGAGCATGGTGTAAAAGTTACCGCCGTAATACCGGGATCGACGTTGACGGATTCATGGAAAGACGCGGTTGTTGACAAAAATACCATGGTGCTGCCCGAAGATATAGCATCGGCAATCATCAATATTTACAGGATGAGCACCGGCGCAAATGTCGACGAAATCATCATCAAACCTGCGCCGGGCCAGTTATGA
- a CDS encoding PspC domain-containing protein, translated as MEKKLHRDEHRKVIGGVCAGLAEHFGTDVAVIRAIFLVTLILKGFSLPIYIVLWIVLPKKGFDFTPGVDYRVPPQDNPFTDASQSGPFYDPKFSNRPFNPPPFVNPPKKQASTVGLIFGVAMIFLGSIFLLNELNLMPDWDFENLWPVMLVGAGIALIISGVKKQPWEKQSWHANEVTDTSETGPAKDETETKDTPPTI; from the coding sequence ATGGAAAAGAAACTTCATCGTGACGAGCACCGAAAGGTAATAGGCGGTGTTTGCGCGGGCCTTGCCGAGCATTTCGGCACGGATGTAGCAGTTATCAGGGCTATATTTTTAGTAACCCTTATTTTAAAAGGCTTTAGCTTACCTATATATATAGTACTGTGGATAGTACTGCCCAAAAAAGGCTTTGACTTTACCCCCGGTGTTGATTACAGGGTACCTCCTCAGGATAATCCTTTTACAGATGCATCGCAATCAGGGCCATTTTACGACCCCAAGTTTAGTAACCGGCCTTTTAATCCTCCGCCCTTTGTAAATCCCCCTAAAAAGCAAGCTTCAACAGTTGGGCTAATATTTGGCGTGGCGATGATTTTTTTGGGTTCGATATTCCTGCTCAACGAGCTTAACCTGATGCCCGACTGGGATTTTGAAAACCTTTGGCCGGTAATGCTGGTGGGTGCAGGTATAGCGCTGATCATTTCAGGGGTTAAGAAACAACCATGGGAAAAACAAAGCTGGCATGCCAACGAGGTAACCGATACCTCCGAAACAGGGCCTGCTAAAGACGAAACAGAAACTAAAGATACACCTCCAACTATATAA
- a CDS encoding LiaI-LiaF-like domain-containing protein, which translates to MKSDKLVPGAILVLLGVVFLLDNFHVINFDWMNLLYLWPIFLIMGGISLVFAGNRSPLATILKLAVVVGCFALLVFGNFGKRYHFWPNAWTFHSDDYNNDNDDDDSDTTNTDQGVVKIGGDKTFKQEYTADIKHARLNISGGGTIYNLSDSTTDLFNAQTQELYGKYTFNHSKDDSVYVLNLNLKNNKGFHFDSDDRKNNKADIKLNTNPVWDIDVTTGATDLNFDLSKFKIKSLSLKGGAASFDVKLGAPLTNTNIEVSTGASEVTIRVPKGAACRITSNTGLSSNEFEGFSKKSDNDYETDGFDAAKNRILIHMSGGISDFKVNRY; encoded by the coding sequence ATGAAAAGCGATAAACTTGTTCCGGGCGCGATCCTGGTGTTGTTGGGAGTGGTATTCCTGCTGGATAACTTTCACGTAATAAATTTCGACTGGATGAACCTCCTGTACCTGTGGCCTATATTTTTAATAATGGGCGGTATCAGCCTGGTGTTTGCAGGCAACCGGTCGCCATTGGCTACTATCCTGAAGCTGGCGGTTGTAGTAGGCTGCTTTGCATTGCTGGTATTTGGCAACTTTGGTAAGCGCTATCATTTTTGGCCAAATGCATGGACCTTCCATAGCGATGATTATAACAATGACAATGATGACGACGACAGTGATACCACCAACACCGATCAGGGTGTTGTTAAAATAGGCGGCGATAAAACTTTTAAACAGGAGTATACTGCCGATATTAAACATGCCCGTCTTAACATCAGCGGCGGCGGTACCATTTACAACTTAAGTGATAGTACCACTGATTTGTTTAACGCCCAAACGCAGGAACTTTACGGTAAGTATACCTTTAACCACAGTAAGGACGATTCGGTATATGTGCTTAACCTTAATTTGAAAAATAATAAAGGCTTTCATTTTGACTCCGACGACCGCAAAAACAATAAGGCCGACATTAAATTAAACACCAATCCGGTATGGGATATTGACGTAACTACAGGTGCAACAGATTTAAATTTTGACCTTTCAAAATTCAAAATAAAAAGCCTATCTTTAAAGGGCGGTGCAGCATCGTTTGATGTGAAGCTTGGAGCCCCTCTTACCAACACAAATATAGAGGTTTCAACCGGTGCGTCTGAAGTTACTATAAGGGTACCCAAAGGCGCTGCATGCCGTATCACATCCAATACAGGCCTCTCATCAAACGAGTTTGAGGGCTTTAGTAAAAAGAGTGATAATGACTACGAAACCGATGGCTTTGATGCCGCAAAAAACAGGATCCTGATCCATATGAGTGGCGGTATCTCTGATTTTAAAGTTAACCGATATTAA
- a CDS encoding carboxypeptidase-like regulatory domain-containing protein, with product MKYQYLILSALLFLACTVNAQTVVKGTVFELGKNNKMGNVFVRDNQNRQMTITDSKGNFSIRTETGHTLIFSSPGYVSDTLYVTDFTNKKIELVAQTIALRQVNISAKRETFDAHKEYPEVYTRSKVYPLSPTSWFSKEAKDARRLKKYFKHEEEERHVDEVFTMNYVQSIIPLRGQELENFMTLYRPSYAFIKSNNGPSLAVYINDSYKKYLALPADKRTLPDLKE from the coding sequence ATGAAATACCAATACCTTATATTATCTGCATTGCTATTTTTAGCCTGTACCGTAAATGCTCAAACTGTGGTAAAAGGCACTGTTTTTGAGTTGGGCAAAAACAATAAAATGGGGAATGTTTTTGTGCGTGATAACCAGAACAGGCAGATGACCATTACCGATAGCAAAGGTAATTTCAGTATCCGTACCGAAACAGGGCACACGCTTATTTTCAGTTCTCCGGGGTATGTATCAGATACGTTATATGTTACCGATTTTACCAACAAAAAAATAGAGTTAGTTGCTCAAACCATAGCTTTAAGGCAGGTTAATATCAGCGCCAAACGTGAAACCTTTGATGCTCATAAAGAATATCCCGAGGTATACACCCGGAGCAAGGTTTATCCCTTGTCGCCGACTTCGTGGTTTAGTAAGGAGGCAAAAGATGCCCGCCGCCTGAAAAAATACTTTAAACATGAGGAAGAAGAACGCCACGTTGACGAGGTATTTACCATGAACTACGTACAAAGCATTATCCCGCTACGCGGCCAGGAGCTTGAAAATTTCATGACGCTTTACAGGCCTTCATACGCGTTTATCAAAAGTAACAATGGCCCGTCGCTGGCGGTTTATATCAATGATTCGTACAAAAAGTACCTGGCACTGCCTGCTGATAAACGTACGCTGCCTGATTTGAAGGAGTAG
- a CDS encoding NUDIX hydrolase, producing MPNTNLLSLITQLRSIADTGLLYAKNEYDIERYQELQHLSTQMFDEVSGYGVETINLLFPQSRDYPTAKVDLRGILLSPDNKILLAQESGDGKWSLPGGWGDIGYTPKETIIKEFWEETGLQVTADRLLAVFDKKMHPHPPQPFYVYKMVFYCKAVTTEINKGFDVLDVQYFDIDNLPPLSEDRILKSQIQLLYQKIVNNDISVWAD from the coding sequence ATGCCCAATACAAATCTCCTTTCCCTCATAACCCAATTACGTTCCATTGCTGATACAGGTCTGCTGTATGCCAAAAACGAATATGACATTGAACGCTACCAGGAACTGCAGCACCTGAGCACTCAGATGTTTGATGAAGTAAGCGGGTATGGCGTCGAAACCATTAACCTGCTATTTCCGCAGTCCAGGGACTACCCTACTGCCAAGGTTGATTTACGGGGGATCCTGCTTTCGCCGGATAATAAGATCCTGCTGGCACAGGAAAGCGGGGATGGCAAATGGTCGTTACCCGGTGGATGGGGCGACATTGGCTATACACCTAAGGAAACCATTATTAAAGAATTTTGGGAAGAAACCGGTCTGCAGGTTACTGCCGACAGGCTGCTGGCCGTATTTGATAAAAAAATGCACCCGCACCCGCCACAGCCTTTTTATGTGTATAAAATGGTTTTCTACTGCAAAGCGGTCACTACCGAAATTAATAAAGGCTTTGATGTACTGGACGTGCAGTATTTTGATATCGATAACCTGCCCCCGCTATCGGAAGACCGGATCCTGAAAAGCCAGATTCAATTGCTTTATCAAAAGATCGTCAACAACGATATCAGCGTTTGGGCGGATTGA
- a CDS encoding prephenate dehydrogenase has translation MNIGIIGLGDMGRLYAKAFAKAGYTVSGCDLPANREKLEEELTPHGITVMDHGSDVARINDLIIYSVEAESMERVVAEYGPSTKYGAIVAGQTSVKHPEIATFEKHLPADAQIVTFHGMHGPGFEPAGQTLILIPHRSTPDAYQRMYDLFTAIGSNIVEIADYHEHDRIVADTQAVTHVGFESMGTAWKSAGFFPWENASYIGGIDNVKILTTLRIFSYKAHVYAGLAILNPYARQQVKRYAESESELFKLMIKEEADAFKQRIYRARDFVFHESRKPIMLNDTVMKEFSLSQHADHQKPNSHLSILSMVDAWYHLGVNPYDNLICQTPPFRLRLGIAEYLFKNEELLDESLETALYDKTIRGDDLEFHSAVREWSSIIGYGDMEGYKKHFNDTQAFFSHRLEEGKAQSAELIRRLMME, from the coding sequence ATGAATATAGGTATTATTGGTTTGGGCGATATGGGCCGCCTGTACGCAAAGGCGTTCGCAAAAGCGGGTTACACCGTTTCGGGCTGCGACCTGCCCGCCAACCGTGAAAAGCTTGAAGAGGAACTTACACCCCACGGCATCACCGTTATGGATCATGGCAGCGATGTTGCACGCATCAACGACCTGATCATCTATTCGGTTGAGGCCGAAAGCATGGAGCGGGTGGTAGCCGAGTATGGCCCTTCAACCAAGTACGGTGCTATTGTGGCCGGGCAAACTTCGGTAAAGCACCCGGAGATTGCTACCTTCGAAAAGCACCTGCCCGCCGATGCCCAGATAGTTACCTTTCACGGGATGCACGGCCCGGGTTTTGAACCTGCCGGCCAAACCCTCATCCTGATCCCGCACCGCTCAACGCCCGACGCCTACCAGCGCATGTACGACCTGTTTACCGCCATTGGCAGCAATATAGTTGAAATTGCCGACTACCACGAGCACGACCGTATTGTAGCCGATACCCAGGCCGTAACCCACGTAGGGTTTGAGAGTATGGGCACAGCCTGGAAATCGGCAGGGTTTTTCCCATGGGAAAACGCCTCATATATTGGGGGCATAGATAATGTGAAGATCCTGACCACGCTCCGGATCTTCAGCTACAAGGCCCACGTTTATGCCGGGCTGGCCATCCTTAACCCTTATGCCCGCCAGCAGGTGAAGCGCTATGCCGAATCAGAGTCGGAGTTGTTTAAGCTCATGATCAAAGAGGAGGCTGATGCATTTAAGCAACGTATTTACCGCGCGCGCGACTTTGTTTTTCACGAAAGCCGCAAGCCTATTATGCTCAACGATACCGTGATGAAGGAGTTTTCGCTCTCCCAGCATGCCGATCATCAAAAGCCCAACTCGCACCTCAGTATCCTGAGTATGGTTGATGCCTGGTACCACCTGGGCGTTAACCCTTATGATAACCTCATTTGCCAAACCCCGCCCTTCCGCCTGCGCCTCGGTATTGCCGAATACCTGTTTAAGAACGAAGAACTGCTGGACGAATCACTGGAAACAGCTCTGTACGATAAAACTATCCGCGGCGACGACCTGGAGTTCCACTCGGCGGTGAGGGAATGGTCGTCAATTATTGGGTATGGGGATATGGAAGGGTATAAAAAACACTTTAACGATACCCAGGCGTTCTTTAGTCACCGACTGGAAGAGGGCAAAGCTCAAAGCGCCGAACTGATCCGCAGGTTGATGATGGAGTAG
- a CDS encoding SRPBCC domain-containing protein: MTTTDFTTTLLVNQSPEEVFDALKNVHGWWSGLHSETFEGKSDKPGDEFSFWAGDGAHYTKQKLVELIPAKKIAWLVTDSRLTFTQNQTEWTGTKLCFDISAEGDATKIVFTHVGLVPEFECYHACAPAWTQYIQERLLNWINTATASKTMSAAQ, encoded by the coding sequence ATGACAACAACAGATTTCACAACAACCTTATTGGTAAACCAAAGCCCGGAAGAAGTTTTTGATGCGCTGAAAAATGTGCATGGATGGTGGTCCGGCCTGCATTCAGAGACATTCGAGGGTAAGTCGGATAAACCTGGTGACGAGTTTTCATTCTGGGCTGGCGACGGGGCGCACTACACCAAACAAAAACTTGTTGAATTGATTCCCGCAAAAAAAATAGCCTGGCTGGTTACCGATAGCAGGCTAACTTTTACGCAAAACCAAACCGAATGGACCGGCACAAAACTTTGCTTTGACATTTCTGCCGAGGGCGATGCAACAAAAATTGTATTCACGCATGTTGGCCTGGTTCCGGAGTTTGAATGTTATCACGCCTGCGCACCGGCCTGGACACAATACATCCAGGAGCGATTATTGAACTGGATAAATACAGCTACGGCAAGCAAAACAATGTCGGCAGCGCAATGA